CACGCGCTGGCCCAGGCCGCCCTCGCCGCGGCGGCCCGACACCTACGGCATGCACGCCGGCGCCGAGATCGCCTCGATGACAGGGTATGGCGCCGAGCCGTTCGAGGATGTCGCGCTGGTGGGTGGCGGCCTTACGTTTCGCGTTGTCGCATTGCGCTTCTCGAACGAGGGGCGCGCCGATCCTCTTGCGGGGCCGGGCCCTAGCGCCAGCGTTCGCCGGTCCCGAGTCCGATCACCCGACCGTCGAGCCGGGCGATCTCGACGGCCACTTTCCCCCAGAACCGATCCCGGGCCGCATCCGCGCCGCGCGCGGCCCGAGCCCGATCCCGGGCCAGCCAGTAGGCCGGGCCGCCATAGCGCGCGACCATGATCCGGGCTCTTGCCCGGACCCGCGCACGGTCCCGCGCTTGGCGCAGCCAGCACATCCCCGCCTCGCAGGGGTCAGTTGGGGATGGCCTCTCCGCTCGGCTCCTCCGCCGCCATGTCCTCTTCGGAAAGGGCTCCGAGCAGGATCAGGACCCTGCCGAGGTTGAGCATCGAGCGGATCGACCGTCCGGTGTCCACCGAGACGGAATTGCCCTGCCATGCGAGGTAGCAGAGGCGCAGAGCGGCGATGTCCGGATCGGACGTCGCGTCCAGCCGGTGGCCGCCCTTGCCCGACCTGCGCGGCAGCTTGGCGGTGAAGCCTTTCGGCGTGTAGCCGAGCGCGCTCAGCAGATCCACGAGCGCGAAACGACGCTCGGCGAGCAGGCATTCGGCCTGGATCAGGTCGCCATGGGTGACGATCAGCGACCCTTCATCGATCCCGTCCTGCACCCGTTCAAGCTCGACGAGGGCCTTGATGTAGAGGCGCTGGGCCTCGATCGTCCGCGCTTCCAGGGTTTCGCGATCGTGCGAGCGGTGCATCGAACCACCCCTGCAGGCCCGTGTCCGCGGTGCGCCCCCGCTAACGAGCCTCAACCACCCATAGTCGGGGAGTTGGAAAACCGTGTCTGAACGGTCCCTACGACCTTTAGCAGTGGGGCGCTTGGACATGCGTCGCAGGCTCCCCGACCAAGAAGGTCAAGGAATCCGGCGCCGTCACGGCCGGCGCCATACCGTCAGACAAGGGGTTTCCACGCCCCAGGGCGGCGCGTACCACCCTGACCGGATCGTAGGCGCTCGTGCGGACGCGATCCAGTCCGAAGCTGCGGTTTGCCACGCTTGGTTGCGCGAGGGATCGCCCCCGCCACCAAGCCTTCGCGGCCATCGTGACGGCAACAGAGCTCTGGCGCTCCATCCGAGAGATGCCCGACCCGCTCAGATCCGGCAACGCTGGCGACGACATCACGAGAGGCCGACGACGGCGCATA
The genomic region above belongs to Methylorubrum extorquens and contains:
- a CDS encoding transcriptional repressor TraM: MHRSHDRETLEARTIEAQRLYIKALVELERVQDGIDEGSLIVTHGDLIQAECLLAERRFALVDLLSALGYTPKGFTAKLPRRSGKGGHRLDATSDPDIAALRLCYLAWQGNSVSVDTGRSIRSMLNLGRVLILLGALSEEDMAAEEPSGEAIPN